A single Amphiura filiformis chromosome 19, Afil_fr2py, whole genome shotgun sequence DNA region contains:
- the LOC140141598 gene encoding uncharacterized protein: MVTTPCMVHVDVPMIQITVMSFVRVPHRSQSLSSLNGSRAKKKKRRPQAAWDDSVTDLNQHKATFEEIEHRRSVHRSKNLDAVRQQKLEKQIAKARAKNEQSHNTSDYRGTRLLREILYDESQLQDALSHSDRVMAVVADLFGDDPKRHTAFPNVTLAPGQKPGQRHQGPISEAPETPSRMTLLSESVMNSQALNDMEGNGSSESDLEEDKENVPVSFHSNLNFDRFQDFIKKQQTKQASHPYDSTHASLLQNTGNSRLHQDYGKKQTNETHQESLDSSQADGDSAPPTNAINDTVKVKKKTRSRIGKEKQQVAEEQKVEDSLNLSTVLRGLAQQMTDYEVATGRQPQTADHGGTSLSHNAPGVSGYTSLLVQTIAKLIGYLKETESRMGEEKQMREQMQYQVAEQRILIDAITADLLATQDLQLQNQQEFNQYMAHTQVQLKSIQEMLSSKLGLQTTSAVKSVPQPSKEQSIPHSMSSQQTLMQSVGPRQWGPPHQHHQPGQPHSLQAHQLVTRPEVSQEGVRQSMQSQPHQPMSSQAHQPMTSQPHQPMSSQPHQPMSSQPHQSMPLQSHQSMLSQPHQPMSSQPHQLMSSQPHQLHPMEPQPSQRLISQNGMPHQGAHQTISSQPHHLNSPRPLASHQSAPPPGILHQRIQGHHLNASQERQSHQHGYHQQATDVASDKQVDGIRTPLAAVNVSQMTTSNITSLVDEFSNALQQATSRTGTSSKADPSTASTTLNTGETLAHKSVALTRLSQDQHITDHFPGPPTSQFTSSFLEDKRHLGARDTNIPFQPAVLLSPPRQRDRSSVVRPKVASVGAYPLSSSDGTAVGTIHSIKSGAQTYTVPSSFSQSLYSNKQSTAVPIPRQLQMSSFTAENTSLPSSAQADADLGARIAQLTKEHEVAQSRLNQLKSASGGGVGSQGKEPARSARTTDAKSKFVNGSALPVSPPISPIPFDHHLPVKPMSKGPSHVAKEGKTIHVSLPRPDDLEISATSTPSPKTFEGRTRARHSNLHVSESSQPWKTPDKHGDSQEEQFFALTAHMST; encoded by the exons atggttacaactccaTGCATGGTACACGTAGACGTACCAATG ATACAGATCACAGTTATGTCATTTGTTCGTGTTCCACACCGTTCACAGTCACTGTCCAGTCTAAATGGCAGTAGAGCAAAGAAGAAGAAACGCAGACCACAGGCAGCATGGGAT GATTCTGTGACTGATCTGAACCAGCATAAAGCTACCTTTGAAGAAATT GAACATCGTCGCAGTGTGCACAGGTCCAAAAATTTGGACGCTGTTCGTCAGCAGAAGTTAGAGAAACAAATCGCTAAAG CAAGAGCAAAGAATGAGCAGTCACACAACACAAGTGACTACAGGGGTACCAGGCTTCTTCGTGAGATCTTGTACGATGAGTCCCAGCTCCAGGATGCTTTGTCTCACAGCGATAGAGTCATGGCGGTCGTTGCAGACCTGTTTGGAGATGATCCCAAAAGACATACAGCCTTTCCAAATGTCACTCTTGCACCTGGGCAAAAACCAGGTCAAAG ACATCAAGGCCCCATATCAGAGGCTCCGGAAACACCAAGCAGAATGACTTTGCTAAGTGAATCTGTTATGAACTCACAGGCTTTAAATGATATGGAGGGTAATG GGAGTTCAGAGAGTGATCTTGAAGAGGATAAAGAGAATGTCCCAGTGAGTTTCCATAGCAACTTGAATTTTGACAGATTCCAAGACTTTATTAAAAAGCAACAAACAAAGCAG gCCAGTCACCCCTATGATAGCACCCATGCATCTCTGCTTCAGAATACTGGCAACTCCAGGCTTCACCAGGATTATGGCAAGAAACAAACTAACG AAACACATCAAGAAAGTCTTGATTCCAGCCAAGCCGATGGCGACTCTGCGCCCCCAACCAACGCGATAAATGACACGGTCAAAGTCAAGAAGAAAACACGCAGCAGAATTGGGAAAGAAAAGCAGCAGGTGGCAGAAGAACAGAAAGTGGAAGATTCTCTCAATCTGTCTACA GTTCTAAGAGGGCTTGCACAGCAGATGACTGATTATGAGGTAGCAACAGGCAGACAACCTCAAACTGCTGATCATGGTGGCAcaagcctatcccacaatgcacctgGTGTGTCTGGCTACACTTCTTTGCTGGTGCAAACAATAGCGAAGCTGATTGGTTATCTGAAGGAG ACTGAGTCTAGAATGGGTgaagagaaacagatgagagaacAGATGCAGTACCAGGTGGCTGAACAGAGAATTCTTATTGATGCTATCACTGCG GACTTACTAGCTACCCAGGATTTGCAGCTTCAGAATCAGCAAGAATTCAACCAGTACATGGCACATACACAGGTGCAGCTAAAGAGTATTCAG GAAATGTTATCCTCCAAGTTAGGACTGCAGACAACATCAGCAGTGAAATCTGTACCTCAGCCTTCAAAAGAGCAATCCATTCCACACAGCATGTCATCTCAGCAAACTCTAATGCAGTCAGTAGGACCCAGGCAGTGGGGTCCACCACACCAACACCACCAGCCTGGTCAACCCCATTCACTACAAGCCCATCAGTTGGTAACACGACCAGAGGTATCACAAGAGGGGGTACGTCAATCGATGCAATCGCAACCACATCAACCTATGTCATCGCAAGCCCATCAACCGATGACATCTCAACCACATCAACCGATGTCATCGCAACCCCATCAACCGATGTCATCACAACCCCATCAATCGATGCCATTGCAATCACATCAGTCGATGTTATCGCAACCCCATCAACCGATGTCATCTCAACCACATCAACTGATGTCATCGCAACCCCATCAACTTCACCCTATGGAGCCACAACCTTCTCAACGGCTGATATCACAAAATGGGATGCCACACCAGGGAGCACACCAGACTATCTCATCACAGCCACATCATCTTAACTCGCCCCGGCCGTTAGCGTCACATCAGTCAGCACCTCCGCCAGGGATATTACACCAGCGAATACAGGGTCATCATCTAAATGCATCACAGGAAAGACAGTCTCATCAACATGGTTATCATCAGCAAGCAACTGATGTTGCCAGTGACAAACAGGTGGATGGGATTAGGACACCCTTAGCAGCAG tAAACGTATCACAGATGACAACAAGCAATATCACAAGCCTGGTGGATGAGTTCTCCAATGCCCTACAACAAGCGACCTCTAGAACTGGAACCAGTTCCAAAGCTGATCCAAGTACTGCCTCAACAACATTGAACACTGGAGAGACATTAGCTCACAAATCGGTAGCTCTCACTAGATTGTCACAAGATCAACACATCACAGATCATTTTCCTGGACCACCGACTTCTCAATTCACTTCAAGTTTTCTTGAAGACAAGCGACACCTCGGGGCACGCGACACTAACATCCCATTCCAGCCTGCCGTACTTCTTTCACCACCTCGGCAGAGGGATAGGAGCTCTGTTGTTAGACCAAAAGTAGCATCTGTCGGTGCTTATCCGTTGAGTTCATCAGACGGGACTGCCGTTGGGACTATACATTCCATTAAAAGTGGAGCACAAACCTACACTGTTCCCAGTTCATTTTCTCAATCATTATACTCAAACAAACAATCTACAGCAGTGCCAATTCCAAGGCAGCTGCAGATGTCATCATTTACAGCAGAGAACACAAGTTTGCCAAGTTCAGCCCAAGCTGATGCCGATTTAGGTGCAAGAATAGCACAGCTGACAAAAGAGCATGAGGTCGCCCAAAGTCGACTGAATCAGCTGAAGTCTGCTTCAGGTGGTGGTGTAGGCAGCCAAGGGAAGGAGCCCGCCAGGAGTGCAAGAACTACGGATGCCAAGTCAAAATTTGTAAATG GTTCTGCCCTACCTGTATCACCCCCAATATCACCAATTCCATTTGACCATCACCTACCAGTGAAGCCAATGAGTAAAGGACCATCCCATGTAGCCAAAGAGGGGAAAACAATCCATGTGTCGCTTCCGAGACCGGATGATTTGGAGATATCGGCCACCAGCACGCCTTCACCAAAAACATTTGAGGGCAGAACTAGAGCTAG GCATAGTAATTTACATGTGAGTGAATCCAGCCAACCATGGAAAACACCGGATAAACAT GGTGATTCTCAGGAGGAGCAGTTCTTTGCACTGACAGCCCACATGTCAACATGA